The proteins below are encoded in one region of Mauremys reevesii isolate NIE-2019 linkage group 15, ASM1616193v1, whole genome shotgun sequence:
- the LOC120383051 gene encoding olfactory receptor 5A2-like, with product MRNLPWENRSSVSEFILLGFSSQPGMQLLLFAVFLGIYLAILFGNSLIFVLIRIDSHLHMPMYFFLANLSFLDISYTTTTVPQMLLHLLSKKKNISYIGCITQMYIFLSLGITECILYAVMAYDRYVAICHPLHYTLIMSRSICVKMAASSWVGGFFFAMVHTGVAMRLPYCGPNEINHFFCEVPAILKLACADTRVTEVVVFMMGVILLMTPVFLILVSYVFILVAILRISSAEGRLKAFSTCTAHITMVTLFYGAAMFMYMRPASSYSPERDKYFSFFYSVVSALLNPLIYSLRNKDVKGTLVKLMGKK from the coding sequence ATGAGAAATCTTCCATGGGAGAACAGAAGCTCCGTGTCAGAATTTATCCTGCTGGGATTCTCCAGCCAGCCTGggatgcagctgctgctctttgcGGTCTTCCTGGGCATCTACctagccatcctctttggaaacagCCTAATTTTTGTCCTTATCAGGATCGACTCTCATCTCCACAtgcccatgtactttttcctggcCAACCTCTCTTTCCTGGACATCAGCTACACCACCACCACTGTGCCACAGATgctgctccacctcctctccaAAAAGAAGAACATCTCTTACATCGGCTGCATCACCCAGATGTACATCTTCCTCTCCCTGGGGATAACTGAGTGCATCCTCTATGCTGTGATGGCCTATGACCGGTACGTGGCCATTTGCCACCCGCTGCACTACACCCTCATCATGAGCAGGTCGATCTGTGTCAAGATGGCTGCCAGCTCTTGGGTGGGTGGTTTCTTTTTTGCCATGGTGCACACCGGCGTCGCCATGAGGCTGCCCTACTGTGGCCCAAACGAGATCAACCACTTCTTCTGTGAGGTGCCAGCCATTTTGAAGCTGGCTTGTGCAGACACACGGGTCACCGAGGTGGTGGTCTTCATGATGGGAGTGATACTGCTTATGACCCCAGTCTTCTTGATCCTGGTTTCTTACGTGTTCATCCTAGTGGCCATCTTGAGGATCTCCTCAGCTGAGGGGAGGTTAaaggccttctccacctgcactGCACACATCACCATGGTGACACTCTTCTATGGCGCTGCCATGTTCATGTACATGCGTCCTGCCTCCAGCTACTCACCCGAGAGGGACAAATACTTCTCTTTCTTTTACAGTGTGGTGTCTGCCCTCCTGAATCctctcatctacagcctgagaaacaaggaTGTCAAAGGAACTCTGGTCAAATTGATGGGTAAAAAATGA